The Pseudomonas graminis region GCTGCTCGACAGCATCGAGGAACAGGTCGACGCCGCCATCGACCACAGCGGCCGCCCGTCCGGCACGGTGCGCATCACCGCCGACGAGTTCGCTGCGCGTTACGTGCTGTGGCCACGCCTCAAACCCCTGCTCGATCAATACCCTGACATGACCATCGAGCTGGTCACCGACTACGGCCTGACCGACATCGTTGCCCAGCGCATGGACGCCGGCGTGCGCCTGGGAGACACCCTTGCGGCGGACATGATCGCCGCGCCCATTGCCCCGCCGTTGCGGCTGATGACCGTGGCGTCCCCCGAGTACCTCGCGCGGCACGCCATGCCGCGGGTGCCGGAGGACTTGCCCCGCCATCGCTGTATCAACCTGCGCCTGCCCACCCATGGCGCGCTGTATCAATGGGAGTACGCCAAAGACGGCCGCGACATCCGCGTGCGTGTCGACGGCCCGTTGATCATGAACAGCGTGTTTCAGATTCTTCAGGGGTGCCTGGACGGCGTCGGTCTGGCGCAGCTTCCCGAGGGGCTGGTGGACGGGCACATCAAGCAGGGCGAACTGGTGGAAGTGCTCGCCGATTGGTGCGAGCCGTTCGAGGGCTATCACCTGTACTACCCCAGCCGGCGCCAGCACACGGCAGCGTTTCGTGTGGTGCTGGAGGCGCTGCGAATCAATCCGCTGGCGTGAAAATGCGGATCAAAAGTCGAAGCTGAACTGGTCCTGGGAACTGAGATCGATGGTCCGCGAGATCACGAACGGCAGGATCGCGTCGGCAATCGGCTGCAGCTGTTTGCTGATGTAGTGGTCGTAGTCGATCGCCGCCGTCCGCACTTCCAGCGGCTCGGGTCCGGCCACCGTGATGACGTAGCTGATCCAGCCGCCGTTCTGGTACTGCAACGGCCGACCCTGCTGGCGGTTGTACTCATCGGCCAGCCGCGCGGCGCGCACATGGGGGGGCACGTTGCGCTCGTAATCGTCGAGGGCCCGGCGCAGACGCTTGCGGTAGATCAGTTGGCCGTCGAGCTCGCCGGCGAGGGTTCGGCCCACGTACTCGCGAATGTATTCCTGAAACGGCTGACGCTGAAAAATCCGCAGGTACAGCTCTTGCTGGAAGGTCCGGGCCAGCGGCGACCAATCGGTGCGCACCACCTCCAGCCCCTTGTAGACCATTTCGTCTTTGCCATCGGCGCGGGTGACCAATCCCGCATAGCGCTTCTTGCTGCCCTCCTCCGCGCCGCGAATGGTCGGCATGAGAAAGCGCTTGAAGTGGGTTTCGAATTGCAGCTCGAGCGCACTCTCCAGCCCGTAAGCCTCTTTCACATGAGCGCGCCACCAGTCGTTGACCTGCCGGACCAGCGCGGTACCGATCTGCGCGGCATCGTCTTGCGCGTGGGCTTTTTTCAGCCAGACGAACGTCGAGTCGGTGTCGCCGTAAATCACTTCATAACCCTGGGCTTCGATCAGCAGCCGGGTCTGGTGCATGATCTCGTGCCCCCGCAGGGTGATGGACGACGCCAGTCGTGTGTCGAAAAAACGGCAACCGCTGGAACCCAGCACACCGTAGAAGGCGTTCATGATGATTTTCAGCGCCTGGGACAGCGGCGCATTGCGCTCGCGCTTGGCGACCTCGCGCCCTTCGGCCACCCGCGAGACGATGGCCGGCAGACAGTGCCGGGTCCGGGAAAAACGCGCGCCGCGGAAGCCTTCCACCGACTCACTGTCGTCGGGATGCTTGAGGCCTTCGATCAAGCCCACGGGGTCAATCAGGAACGTGCGGATGATCGACGGATACAGGCTTTTGTAATCAAGG contains the following coding sequences:
- a CDS encoding LysR family transcriptional regulator — encoded protein: MADYKLDDLAVFVAVGREGNFTRAAAALGISPSAVGQTMRLLEERLGVRLLTRTTRSVTRTEAGEQLFKGLAPLLDSIEEQVDAAIDHSGRPSGTVRITADEFAARYVLWPRLKPLLDQYPDMTIELVTDYGLTDIVAQRMDAGVRLGDTLAADMIAAPIAPPLRLMTVASPEYLARHAMPRVPEDLPRHRCINLRLPTHGALYQWEYAKDGRDIRVRVDGPLIMNSVFQILQGCLDGVGLAQLPEGLVDGHIKQGELVEVLADWCEPFEGYHLYYPSRRQHTAAFRVVLEALRINPLA